The Ciconia boyciana chromosome 2, ASM3463844v1, whole genome shotgun sequence genome has a segment encoding these proteins:
- the ANO10 gene encoding anoctamin-10 isoform X2, with protein MAESWSFLDTFEPNFTPLVVIELAKGTKEETIEWFTKRIVDKKANGGAQLLVKPLVTENGDENTYLVGASHLRLLLGAETVGLVKECNDNSMRTFTYSSRKTFKDFADDNHNFLTMAECQYIIKHELENLRAKDEKMIPGYPQVKLYPGKSIVRRLLTSGILVQIFPLHDREELKKLRHSWYGRVKVGYQPLDEIRCYFGETIALYFGFLEYFTFALIPMAVIGIPYYVFAWEDYDKYVMFATFNLLWSTVILEVWKRICAIMTYRWGTLLMKRQFEEPRPGFHGVLGINPITGREEPVYSSIKRQIRIYLVSLPFVCLCLYFSLYVMMIYFDLEQWALDYHEENESNFSSLMLFVPSIIYAVVIEIMNRIYRYAAEFLTSWENHRLESSYQNHLILKVLVFNFLNCFASLFYIAFVLFDMKLLRQSLATLLITSQILNQFAESLLPYWLQKRHKKRMKKRMCSLKTDTDLSLVEQVNLEKEMGTYFGTFDDYLELFLQFGYVSLFSCVYPLAAVFAVLNNITEIYSDALKMCRVYKRPFAEPTANIGVWQLAFETMSVISVVTNCILIGMSPQVNALFPDAKMDLILTVALVEQMKLAAESLKE; from the exons ATGGCGGAAAGCTGGTCTTTCTTGGATACTTTTGAGCCTAACTTCACGCCTCTGGTAGTAATTGAGCTTGCAAAAGGCACAAAAGAGGAAACCATAGAATGGTTCACTAAACGAATTGTGGACAAAAAAGCAAACGGAG GTGCACAACTGCTGGTTAAACCATTGGTTACGGAAAATGGAGATGAAAATACTTATCTAGTTGGAGCGTCCCACTTAAGGCTATTGCTGGGAGCTGAAACTGTGGGTTTGGTGAAGGAATGTAATGATAACTCAATGAGGACTTTTACATACAGCAGTAGAAAAACTTTCAAAGACTTTGCAG ATGACAATCACAATTTCCTTACAATGGCAGAATGTCAGTATATCATAAAACATGAACTCGAAAATTTGAGAgctaaagatgaaaaaatgatCCCTGGATATCCTCAGGTAAAGCTGTATCCAGGAAAATCAATTG tGAGAAGATTATTGACCAGTGGTATTCTAGTTCAGATTTTCCCACTGCATGATAGAGAAGAATTGAAAAAGCTCCGTCACAGCTGGTATGGCCGAGTGAAAGTTGGCTATCAACCTTTAG atgaGATACGCTGCTACTTTGGCGAAACCATTGCTCTCTACTTTGGCTTCTTAGAGTACTTCACGTTTGCTTTGATTCCAATGGCTGTCATTGGGATTCCTTATTATGTGTTTGCATGGGAAGACTATGACAAATACGTGATGTTTGCCACATTCAATCTGCTCTGGTCTACTGTGATACTGGAAGTTTGGAAGCGGATTTGCGCCATCATGACATACCGTTGGGGGACGCTGTTGATGAAACGACAGTTTGAAGAACCAAGACCAGGCTTCCATGGTGTCCTGGGTATCAATCCCATCACTGGGAGGGAAGAACCAGTGTACTCAAGTATTAAGAGACAGATACGGATTTATCTGGTGTCCTTACCATTTGTGTGCCTTTGCCTCTACTTCTCACTGTACGTGATGATGATTTACTTTGACTTGGAACAGTGGGCTCTGGATTATCATGAAGAGAATGAGTCTAACTTCAGCAGCTTGATGCTGTTCGTGCCCAGTATCATATATGCTGTTGTGATTGAAATTATGAACCGTATCTATCGGTATGCTGCTGAATTCTTAACGTCATGGG AAAATCACAGGCTGGAATCTTCATATCAGAATCACTTAATTCTGAAGGTTTTAGTG ttcAACTTCTTAAATTGTTTTGCATCTCTCTTCTACATTGCCTTTGTGCTTTTTGATATGAAGCTTTTGAGGCAG aGCTTGGCCACTTTGCTGATAACTTCGCAGATCCTTAATCAGTTTGCAGAATCCTTGCTTCCTTACTGGCTCCAAAAGAGACATaagaagaggatgaagaaaCGCATGtgttctctgaaaacagatACGGACCTGTCATTAGTGGAACAAGTCAACTTGGAGAAAGAAATGGGCACCTATTTT gGTACTTTTGATGATTACCTGGAGTTGTTCTTACAGTTTGGCTATGTGAGTCTTTTCTCGTGTGTTTATCCACTGGCAGCTGTCTTTGCAGTGTTAAACAACATCACTGAGATATATTCTGATGCCTTAAAGATGTGTAGAGTTTACAAGCGGCCATTTGCAGAACCCACAGCAAATATTGGTGTTTGGCAG